A stretch of the Candidatus Jettenia sp. AMX2 genome encodes the following:
- a CDS encoding 30S ribosomal protein S1 — MGRDILKEYDVNLDDVEKEVAEIMGEEEKQEKVESTYFESIQDFEVGTVLKGRILSVLGDNVIVDCGYKSEGMVPKFEFDDPSEIKIGEEVEVLLEAVEDDSGLIKLSKRKASRIRGWERVIAKYKEGDIITGRVTRKIKGGLLVDMGVPIFLPASQIDVKPPGDIAQYIGQEVTCKILKIDEARQNIVVSRRKLIEEDREKKKKELLTEIEVGQVRKGIVKNIADFGAFIDLGGLDGLLHITDMSWGRISHPSEVLAIDDEVEVKILDIDKEKEKVALGLKQKTENPWENIEEKYPVGSRVKGQVVNIMSYGAFVKLETGIEGLVHISEMSWTRRINHPSEMVAIGDTVEVVVLKIDKEKEEISLSMKQTEVNPWTIIEEKYPPGTKIKGRVRNLTNYGAFIEIEEGVDGLLHISDMSWAKKVGHPSEIVKKGDKIEAIVLSVDREKKRVALGLKQLSDDPWIKEIPEKFKVGDVVRGTVTKLTNFGAFLELGQGIEGLLHISELSNEKVASPGDVVNIGDELEVRVIRIEPEARKIGLSLKKLPDTAGEDISASSSVEADSQPYQTNAEDTPEKETSATDTQ; from the coding sequence ATGGGTCGTGACATTTTAAAAGAGTATGATGTAAATTTGGATGATGTTGAAAAAGAAGTTGCTGAAATCATGGGGGAAGAGGAAAAGCAGGAGAAGGTTGAATCAACCTACTTCGAATCCATCCAGGATTTTGAGGTTGGCACAGTATTAAAAGGGCGTATCCTGAGCGTTCTCGGAGATAACGTAATCGTAGACTGTGGATATAAATCTGAAGGTATGGTCCCCAAATTTGAGTTTGATGACCCTTCCGAAATAAAAATTGGTGAAGAAGTAGAAGTTCTCCTTGAAGCAGTTGAAGATGATTCGGGCCTTATTAAACTATCCAAGCGGAAAGCAAGCCGTATACGTGGCTGGGAGCGTGTTATTGCAAAATACAAGGAGGGGGATATTATAACAGGACGGGTGACCAGGAAGATCAAGGGAGGTTTACTGGTAGATATGGGTGTGCCGATTTTCTTACCGGCATCCCAGATTGATGTAAAACCACCTGGCGATATTGCTCAATATATCGGACAGGAAGTAACCTGTAAAATTCTGAAAATCGATGAGGCGCGACAAAATATCGTTGTCTCAAGAAGAAAACTGATTGAAGAAGACCGTGAAAAGAAAAAGAAAGAATTATTAACAGAAATTGAGGTAGGGCAAGTCAGAAAGGGTATTGTGAAAAATATCGCAGATTTCGGGGCCTTTATCGATCTTGGCGGATTGGACGGACTTCTCCACATTACCGATATGAGTTGGGGCAGGATAAGCCATCCTTCCGAAGTGCTTGCTATTGATGACGAAGTTGAAGTGAAAATACTTGATATTGACAAGGAAAAGGAAAAGGTCGCTTTAGGGTTAAAACAAAAGACGGAAAATCCCTGGGAAAATATCGAGGAAAAATACCCGGTTGGTTCGAGGGTAAAAGGGCAGGTTGTTAATATTATGTCTTACGGAGCATTTGTAAAACTGGAAACAGGCATTGAAGGTCTTGTTCATATCTCTGAAATGTCCTGGACGCGACGTATAAATCACCCATCAGAAATGGTAGCTATCGGGGATACGGTAGAGGTTGTTGTCCTTAAAATTGATAAGGAAAAGGAAGAAATTTCCCTCAGTATGAAACAGACCGAGGTTAATCCTTGGACGATTATTGAAGAAAAATACCCGCCGGGAACAAAGATTAAGGGTCGTGTCCGGAATTTAACCAATTACGGTGCATTTATTGAAATTGAAGAAGGGGTAGATGGCTTGCTGCACATATCGGATATGTCATGGGCAAAAAAGGTCGGACACCCGTCTGAAATAGTAAAAAAAGGAGATAAAATTGAAGCGATTGTGCTCTCCGTTGACCGTGAAAAAAAGAGAGTGGCATTGGGTCTGAAACAACTGTCCGATGATCCGTGGATAAAAGAAATCCCGGAAAAATTTAAGGTTGGTGATGTTGTCAGGGGTACGGTTACAAAACTAACAAATTTTGGTGCGTTTCTGGAACTTGGCCAGGGAATAGAAGGTTTGTTACATATTTCTGAACTTTCCAACGAAAAAGTTGCCAGCCCGGGAGATGTTGTCAATATTGGTGATGAACTGGAAGTACGTGTCATTCGCATCGAACCCGAAGCAAGAAAGATTGGCCTGAGTCTTAAGAAGCTGCCTGATACAGCAGGGGAAGACATTAGCGCATCATCATCGGTGGAGGCAGATTCGCAACCATATCAAACCAATGCGGAAGATACCCCGGAAAAGGAGACGAGCGCCACAGATACTCAATGA
- a CDS encoding sigma-70 family RNA polymerase sigma factor: MEDHYTETALQTYLKEINKIPLLLPEEEKETAKSAREGDTKAREKLIRANLRLVVSIAKDYVNRGLSFLDLIEEGNIGLIRAVEGYDPSTGFKFSTYATWWIKQAIRRALTDKSKTIRIPSYMAERISQLKSTSSDLFEKLERLPSRTEIAEKMDITAEKVRSIEQAIHSTGSLDAESVTGSDLIWALSNVIPDKKTPSPEEELEESYEREALGRFLEIIGHREAMVIKMRYGLENGEPKTLEEIGKILKISRERVRQIEKETIQKIRYILTRETEEKKEK; this comes from the coding sequence ATGGAGGATCACTATACGGAAACCGCCTTACAAACGTATTTGAAAGAGATTAACAAGATTCCGTTGCTCTTGCCCGAAGAAGAAAAGGAAACAGCAAAAAGTGCCCGTGAAGGTGATACGAAGGCACGGGAAAAACTGATCCGTGCAAACCTCAGATTGGTTGTCAGTATTGCAAAGGACTATGTTAATCGCGGACTTTCATTTTTAGACCTTATCGAAGAAGGCAATATAGGATTAATCCGCGCCGTAGAAGGATATGATCCGTCAACCGGATTTAAATTCAGCACGTATGCAACATGGTGGATTAAGCAGGCTATCAGGAGGGCGTTAACCGATAAATCAAAAACGATTCGTATCCCTTCCTATATGGCCGAAAGGATCTCACAGTTAAAGAGCACCTCTTCTGATCTGTTTGAAAAACTTGAAAGATTGCCCAGCCGCACTGAAATTGCAGAAAAGATGGACATAACAGCAGAAAAGGTCCGTTCAATAGAACAGGCAATACATTCCACCGGATCGCTCGATGCTGAAAGCGTTACCGGCTCAGATCTTATCTGGGCATTAAGTAACGTTATTCCGGATAAAAAGACACCCTCCCCCGAAGAGGAACTGGAAGAAAGTTACGAAAGAGAGGCATTGGGCAGATTCCTCGAGATTATTGGCCACAGGGAGGCTATGGTAATTAAAATGCGGTATGGGTTAGAGAATGGAGAGCCAAAAACCCTGGAAGAAATTGGTAAAATCCTGAAAATCAGCCGTGAGCGTGTACGGCAAATTGAAAAAGAGACCATTCAGAAAATACGTTATATCCTGACAAGGGAAACGGAAGAGAAGAAAGAGAAATAA
- the cmk gene encoding (d)CMP kinase: MIVAIDGPAGSGKSTLARMLSNRLGFKYLDTGAMYRALTWKAMQEGVNLNDEAALCRLMDDTDIEIQYRNGNLVVFVDEADVTGDIRSPSVTRNIHYISNVAGVRQRMVKLQQKLGAEGNIVAEGRDMTTVVFPHAEKKFFLDADVKERAKRRYKEFESSNKKISYEDVASDIEMRDRHDTTRNNSPLIREKDAIYINTTNLDIEEVFNKVLKEVESVVKNR; this comes from the coding sequence TTGATAGTAGCAATTGATGGTCCTGCTGGTTCAGGGAAAAGCACCCTTGCAAGAATGCTGTCAAACCGGCTCGGTTTTAAATACCTTGATACGGGTGCAATGTACCGGGCGCTTACCTGGAAGGCGATGCAGGAGGGAGTAAATCTCAATGATGAAGCAGCTCTGTGCCGGCTTATGGACGACACCGATATAGAAATTCAATATAGAAATGGAAATCTGGTTGTATTCGTGGATGAGGCAGATGTGACCGGCGATATCCGTTCGCCTTCCGTTACCAGGAATATTCATTATATATCAAATGTCGCTGGTGTCCGGCAACGAATGGTAAAGCTCCAGCAAAAGCTAGGTGCTGAAGGAAACATCGTTGCCGAAGGAAGGGATATGACAACAGTCGTGTTCCCTCATGCAGAAAAAAAGTTTTTTCTCGATGCAGATGTTAAAGAGCGTGCAAAAAGGCGTTATAAGGAGTTCGAGTCTTCAAATAAAAAAATCTCCTACGAGGATGTTGCAAGCGATATAGAGATGCGCGACCGGCACGATACAACGCGAAACAATTCGCCTCTTATCAGAGAAAAAGATGCGATATACATTAATACGACAAATCTGGATATAGAAGAGGTATTTAATAAAGTACTCAAAGAGGTTGAATCTGTGGTAAAAAACAGATGA